Genomic DNA from Nitratidesulfovibrio vulgaris str. Hildenborough:
TAAAGAATCTCCTCCCAGTTCTCCGGAAGGTTCCAGTCTTCCTGATCAGGAGCCCACTCGTGCGGGTTGGGCATCCCGAGGCTCTTCATGATGTCCGGCTTGGACGGATAACACCATGTGCCGGGGCGGAAGTCGGGCTTCACATCCATCCAGCTTTCGGCGGGAAAGCCGGGCTTGCTTGCGATCAGCTGTTCGGGGGTTGGCAGTTTGGACATGTCGGCTCCTTACTCGGCAGCAGCTTCGTCGGGTTTCTTATCGAGCGGAAGCCCGGCCTCGGCCATCAGGTCGCGGAACTCGTCTTCGTACTCGGCGTAGGTGCGGTACTTCTTGGGCGGGTTCCAGGGGTTGACGTGCCGCACGGCGCGGGAGTTGTTCGGAAGGTTGCGCGTGGGGCTGAGGAACACGCCACCCATGTGCATGAGCTTGCTGAAGGGGAAGTACATGAGCAGCGCACTCAGGAACATCATATGGATGAAGAACACGGTGCCGATGCCATCGGGCACGACCGGGTTCAGCGTGACAAGACCCATGGTCAGCACCTTGACCGAAGCGATGTCGACCTTCGCGAAGTAGCGCATCCATATGCCGCTGCCGACAAGACCAAGGATCAGGAACAGCGGGAAATAGTCGTTGGCGAGAGAGATGTAGCGAATCTTCTCGCTGAAAAGGCGGCGGCAAAGCAGGAAGACAAGAGCGACGACCACGAGCACGTCAGTCATGAACATGCGCGGGGCACCAATCTGCATGATACCGTCAAGCGTCTCCATGAAGCTGATGGCAAAGGGGACGGGCTCGAGGAAGAACCTGAAGTGCCTGATGAAGATGGTCAGGAAACAGTAGTGGAAAATCAGCGCGAAGAGCCAGAGCCACTTGGCCGAGTAGTAGACCACGCGCGGACCGTTCTGGATCTCCATCGAAGTGTTGCGGAAGAGCGAACGGAACAGCAGTACTTCGAGAAGCATGCGTCCCACGGTGCCCGTAGTGGTGTAAGGGCTGTCAAGGCGCGCAGGCTTGATCCAGTCGAGCGACCGCTGCTGCCCGCCGGTGGTGGGAATACGGAAGGGCACGGGAGACTTGGCCCAATCCACTATCCGCCAGACGAAGCCGACGATGAACACGAGCATTGCGGCAAGCGGCAGTACCACCCCAAGAACGTACTGAAAGCCGGAAACGGCTCCCAGCCAGGCGATACAAGCGAGCGCAATGACCGCTAAAAATGAAAAAAACATTCCGTTACCTCGCTGCTAGGCTTTCGGTTGTCAATTATTCCGGTTCCCCTGCCGGTCGGTCCACTATCATTTCAGCCCTGCGTATGATCTGGGCGTAACGCCTTTTGTATTCATCGACTTTGAGCATGTGCATGCGTTCCCGGTCTTCCGAGTACATGCGAAAGGCCATCAGACAAAGGGAGTCGACACGCGACTCCATTGCAAGGTAGTTCGCGAATCCTTCCTGCCCGGCATACATGGGCAGGATTTCTTCGCGGAGTATCGGCTTCACGCAGAAGATGATCCCGGTAGCCTGTTCAGGCGTGAACTGCTGGATGGCGCGAACCCTGATGAGGTCGGCAAGAGCACTTTCGACCTCGCCATCAACCATATCGTCACCGCAGATTGCGGCAACCATGAGGGTTACGGCCTTCTCCGTGGCATGTCCCACGGGGTTGGAGAATTCGTTTTTCCTGCTCCGAAGGAATCCTGTCGTGTCAAAGGGGTAGGTTGCGTAGATGAACTCACCCCATCTGGCGCTGATTTTTTCCTTCAGTTCGGGGGTAATGGTCGATGTCGTCATGGTCTCTCGCATTTTGTAGGGAAGAGGGTCGCTTGCGCGCCAACCCTATACGGTCAATCGAGTGCACTGGACAAGCGAAAATAGCGGTGAAACCGAGAAAACCCGCACCGTGCAAAAGAAAAGCCCTGTCATCCGAAAATGATTTTTTTCACATAGTCCGAAACCGGTGAAAGGTCAATAAAACAACATGTTGTTGTTTGGGTGAACAGCTTAGCGTGCTGTGGCGTCTGGGCAGGGTGCCGCTGAGGGCTGACCGCTGCAGCCTTCAAATTCCAGAGGCTGCAGGGGGAGTGTTGCGTCCGCAGCAGGGGCGTTACTGCCGATTCCCGGGAGTTTAGCCAATCCATGAGTCTGGATGAGTGGCAGCCTGTTGCTGCCAGCGGCGAACACATGCGCTTTATTCCGCAATAGTTTGAACCGGAGGCTTGCTTCCTGTGTCGCAGAGAGAAGGGCCACAGGACGCGGGGTCGCTTCTGTCGCCCGGCGGTAGGCAAGGAAAAAGCTGCTGCCTTCGGCAATTTGACCTTGCATGACAGCGATGGCATTCAGGTCGTCGTCGTTTTCAGCGACGGGTATGAACGCAACATCCTTGGCGGAGGGCAGGAGCCCCATGATGGCATCGCGGCACGCCGGACATGAAGGCGAAAAGTAGATGCGCACCGAGGCTTCGGGGGTACCCTGCAGTATCCAGGGAGAAAGCCGCTCTTCAGCCAGGGAGACGAGGTTGCTGCTGCAAAGCAAGGCCCAGATGATGAGCAGCCACGGAAAGCCGAGCGGTTCTCTAGGAGATGCTTTGGCTGCCCTGAACGCGGCATAACTGAGAGCAAACAGGGTGGCGATGATCAGGCAGTTCGCACATGGTGCAATGAAGGCCATGAGTGCCAGTAGAGCGATGTCGCCTAAGAGGAAGAGTCCTGCGAGAGCGAGGCCCAAACTCGTGCGACCGAGAAGCGCGGCGAGGGAAAGCGTCGCGAACGCAAACATGCCCACATGCCATAGCGAGACGCCAGCGTACGACAAGTCGCTGAAGAGCTGGCATCCGGTGCTGATGCATGTTTCTTGTGAATCTGCAAAGGCCACCCATGTGGCGAAAGAAAGCCCTGCGAGGCAGACAAGCAAGGGAATGCCAAGCGTGGAGCTATTGCGACGCTGCAACATGAACTTCCTCCGGTGGAGCCGGTTGGTGGCAAAACGGGCTGACCTTACGTCGTTATCTTGCGCAGGTAAAGCCTGTATGAGGTGTTCCCAATGTCTTCGGTGTTTCCTGACCCCCTGTCGGGTCTCTTTTCAGTGCGGAAGAGTCAAAAGGCAAGACGCATTTCGCTCCGTGTCGTCTCTGGGCGACTTGAAGTCGTCCTCCCGAGGGGAGTCTCCGAGTCGGTCGTGCCGGAAGTCTTGGCGCGTCATCAGAAGTGGATTGAGAGACATCTCTCCGGATTTCGAGATGTTCATCACGCCAGGGGC
This window encodes:
- the dsrM gene encoding sulfate reduction electron transfer complex DsrMKJOP subunit DsrM — translated: MFFSFLAVIALACIAWLGAVSGFQYVLGVVLPLAAMLVFIVGFVWRIVDWAKSPVPFRIPTTGGQQRSLDWIKPARLDSPYTTTGTVGRMLLEVLLFRSLFRNTSMEIQNGPRVVYYSAKWLWLFALIFHYCFLTIFIRHFRFFLEPVPFAISFMETLDGIMQIGAPRMFMTDVLVVVALVFLLCRRLFSEKIRYISLANDYFPLFLILGLVGSGIWMRYFAKVDIASVKVLTMGLVTLNPVVPDGIGTVFFIHMMFLSALLMYFPFSKLMHMGGVFLSPTRNLPNNSRAVRHVNPWNPPKKYRTYAEYEDEFRDLMAEAGLPLDKKPDEAAAE
- a CDS encoding RsbRD N-terminal domain-containing protein, which produces MTTSTITPELKEKISARWGEFIYATYPFDTTGFLRSRKNEFSNPVGHATEKAVTLMVAAICGDDMVDGEVESALADLIRVRAIQQFTPEQATGIIFCVKPILREEILPMYAGQEGFANYLAMESRVDSLCLMAFRMYSEDRERMHMLKVDEYKRRYAQIIRRAEMIVDRPAGEPE